In one Spirosoma rigui genomic region, the following are encoded:
- a CDS encoding thioredoxin family protein translates to MTSLLHAQPATGVTFFTGSWSEALAEAKRQNKPLFLDIYTNWCPACGRMAREAFPNARVGEKYNARFVNYQVNAEYGAGIDLARTYGVASYPTVLYIAPNGELMQRSVGYTGINGLVTQADMALAIPKLRKYLARGAKAARVYQDSLRRLNE, encoded by the coding sequence ATGACCAGTCTGCTCCACGCGCAGCCGGCAACGGGCGTAACATTCTTCACGGGATCGTGGTCTGAAGCCCTGGCCGAGGCTAAACGACAGAACAAACCCCTCTTCCTGGACATCTACACCAACTGGTGTCCTGCCTGCGGCCGCATGGCACGGGAAGCCTTTCCGAACGCTCGGGTGGGCGAGAAATACAACGCCCGTTTCGTCAATTACCAGGTCAACGCCGAGTACGGTGCCGGCATCGACCTAGCCCGCACCTATGGCGTTGCCAGCTACCCGACGGTCTTATATATAGCACCCAACGGCGAACTAATGCAGCGATCGGTGGGCTACACGGGCATCAACGGCCTGGTAACCCAGGCCGATATGGCGCTGGCTATTCCCAAACTCCGCAAATACCTCGCCAGGGGGGCCAAAGCTGCACGGGTCTACCAGGATAGCCTACGCCGTTTGAACGAATAA
- a CDS encoding ABC transporter ATP-binding protein, whose amino-acid sequence MAKTTKGTGNAPENKDELSWRERFAALGNLPAFFKLVWEVSPALFMGNALLRLVRAAIPAATLYIGKLLIDEVVRLSAPGGPDDTTYLWTLVIAEFGMAILSTALGRAVALMDGLLGDLFANQTSVRLMEHAATLDLEQFEDATFYDKLERARRQTTGRTVLLSGVFGQVQELISVGFLAAGLAVYNPWLLLLILVAVTPSFIGDNYFNQRSYSLSRSWTPERRELDYLRYVGASDETAKEVKIFGLSGFLIDRFRSLSTDFFQKNKALAISRAGWGVLLTALGTAGYYGAYVWIVARAVNGQISLGDLTFLAGSFRQVRSSLEGILLQFSSLTQEAIYLQDLFDYFAIKPLIHSPSTIRPFPKPIREGFVFENVGFKYTNSDRWALRNLSFTLQAGEKLALVGENGAGKTTLVKLLARLYDPIEGRILLDGYDLREYDLEELRRNIGVIFQDYTRFKMSAGINIAVGDIDQRTNQPRIETSAQRSLADTVIAKLSGGYDQQLGRSFGKGVELSGGEWQKVALGRAYMRDAQLIILDEPTAALDARAEYEVFQRFGQLTDGKSSVIISHRFSTVRMADRILVLENGTLLEIGSHYELLEKDGRYAELFGLQARGYQ is encoded by the coding sequence ATGGCAAAGACAACAAAAGGAACGGGTAATGCCCCTGAAAATAAGGACGAACTGAGCTGGCGCGAACGGTTTGCGGCCCTCGGCAACCTGCCCGCATTTTTTAAACTGGTGTGGGAGGTATCGCCCGCCCTGTTCATGGGGAATGCACTCCTGCGGCTGGTCCGGGCCGCTATCCCGGCCGCTACACTTTACATCGGCAAACTGCTCATCGACGAGGTGGTTCGGCTGTCGGCACCGGGCGGTCCCGACGATACCACTTATCTCTGGACGCTCGTCATTGCCGAGTTTGGTATGGCCATTCTGTCAACGGCGCTGGGCCGGGCAGTAGCGCTCATGGATGGCCTGCTCGGCGATCTGTTTGCCAACCAGACCTCGGTTCGCCTGATGGAGCACGCGGCTACGCTCGATCTGGAACAGTTTGAGGATGCTACGTTCTATGATAAACTCGAACGCGCCCGGCGGCAAACAACGGGCCGTACGGTGCTGCTGTCCGGTGTGTTCGGGCAGGTGCAGGAACTGATCTCGGTTGGGTTTCTGGCGGCTGGTCTGGCGGTGTACAATCCCTGGCTACTGCTCCTGATTCTGGTGGCCGTAACGCCCTCGTTTATCGGGGATAACTACTTCAACCAGCGCAGTTACTCTTTGTCGCGGTCGTGGACTCCCGAACGGCGCGAACTGGACTATCTGCGCTACGTAGGGGCCAGCGACGAAACGGCGAAAGAAGTCAAAATCTTCGGGCTGTCGGGTTTCCTAATCGACCGTTTCCGGAGTTTGTCGACCGATTTTTTTCAGAAGAACAAGGCGCTGGCCATCAGCCGGGCGGGCTGGGGGGTGTTGCTGACCGCGCTCGGTACGGCGGGTTACTACGGTGCCTACGTCTGGATCGTGGCCCGGGCCGTAAACGGGCAGATTTCGCTGGGTGATCTTACGTTTCTGGCGGGTTCGTTCCGGCAGGTACGCAGCTCGCTCGAAGGGATTCTACTCCAGTTCAGCAGCCTGACGCAGGAAGCCATCTACTTGCAGGATCTGTTCGATTATTTCGCCATTAAGCCGCTCATTCACTCACCCAGCACGATACGGCCATTTCCAAAACCGATTCGGGAGGGGTTTGTCTTCGAGAATGTTGGTTTCAAATACACTAACTCCGACCGCTGGGCGCTGCGCAACCTGTCGTTTACGCTCCAGGCGGGCGAGAAACTGGCCCTGGTGGGCGAGAACGGCGCAGGCAAAACAACGCTGGTCAAATTGCTGGCCCGGCTCTATGACCCCATTGAAGGGCGTATTCTGCTCGATGGCTACGACCTGCGGGAGTATGATCTGGAAGAGCTTCGGCGCAACATCGGAGTTATCTTCCAGGATTATACCCGATTCAAGATGTCGGCGGGGATCAATATTGCGGTGGGCGACATCGACCAGCGAACCAACCAGCCCCGCATCGAAACGTCGGCGCAGCGAAGTCTGGCCGATACGGTCATTGCCAAACTCTCGGGCGGCTATGATCAGCAACTGGGTCGTTCGTTCGGAAAAGGGGTGGAGTTGTCGGGGGGCGAGTGGCAGAAGGTCGCACTGGGCCGGGCCTACATGCGCGACGCCCAGCTGATCATTCTCGACGAACCCACGGCTGCCCTCGACGCCCGGGCCGAGTATGAAGTGTTCCAGCGTTTCGGACAGCTGACAGACGGTAAATCATCGGTCATTATCTCACACCGGTTCAGCACCGTCCGGATGGCCGACCGGATTCTGGTTCTGGAGAACGGAACCCTGCTGGAGATCGGGAGCCATTACGAGTTGCTCGAAAAAGACGGCCGTTACGCCGAGCTGTTTGGCCTGCAGGCGCGGGGGTACCAATAG
- a CDS encoding alpha-E domain-containing protein — protein MLSRVANSVYWMHRYIERAENYARFMSVNFNLALDLPPNVDQQWEPLLIATADDTLFAKYYPEPTRENVIQFMTFDKRNPNSIVACLSNARENARTIREAISKEMWEHLNQFYLMVRDTAPKQQWGQSQTQSFFTEIRNGTQLFYGIIDATITRNEAWHFGRLGRFLERADKTSRFLDVKYFTLLPEADAVGSTLDLMIWSAVLKSVSAYNMHRQQYRSLTPSSIVEFLILDKMFPRAAAHCIRQAELSLYEISGNNITSGFGNTAERTLSKLRTDIEFTETRDIFKAGLHQYLDTFQTRTNEVGAAIFETYFDLKPIEL, from the coding sequence ATGCTAAGTCGCGTTGCCAACTCTGTTTACTGGATGCACCGCTACATTGAACGGGCTGAAAACTACGCCCGCTTTATGAGCGTGAATTTTAACCTGGCCCTCGACCTGCCGCCAAATGTCGATCAACAGTGGGAGCCGTTACTCATTGCCACTGCCGACGATACACTATTTGCCAAGTACTACCCCGAGCCGACGCGGGAGAATGTCATCCAGTTTATGACATTCGACAAGCGCAATCCCAACTCCATTGTCGCCTGTCTGAGCAACGCCCGGGAAAATGCCCGCACCATTCGTGAGGCCATTTCCAAAGAGATGTGGGAACACCTGAACCAGTTCTACCTGATGGTACGGGATACGGCGCCTAAACAGCAGTGGGGCCAGAGCCAGACGCAGAGTTTCTTCACCGAAATCCGGAACGGAACTCAACTCTTCTACGGCATTATCGACGCAACCATTACCCGCAACGAAGCCTGGCATTTTGGCCGACTCGGACGTTTTCTGGAACGGGCCGACAAAACATCACGCTTCCTGGACGTTAAATACTTTACGCTGTTACCCGAAGCCGATGCGGTCGGCTCTACCCTCGACCTGATGATCTGGTCGGCGGTCCTTAAATCGGTGAGCGCCTACAACATGCACCGGCAGCAATACCGGTCACTGACGCCATCGAGCATCGTCGAATTTCTGATTCTCGATAAGATGTTCCCGCGCGCTGCGGCCCACTGCATCCGGCAGGCCGAACTCTCGCTCTACGAAATTTCGGGAAACAACATCACCAGCGGCTTCGGCAACACGGCCGAGCGAACACTCAGCAAGCTCCGTACCGACATTGAGTTCACCGAGACACGCGACATCTTTAAAGCTGGTCTGCACCAATACCTCGACACGTTCCAGACCCGAACTAACGAAGTGGGGGCGGCTATCTTCGAAACGTACTTCGACCTGAAGCCAATCGAACTGTAA
- a CDS encoding low affinity iron permease family protein yields MKTNKFTRFFEAFASRATRATGSSTAFLLALTTIVIWVITGPIFGYSDTWQLVINTGTTIITFLMVFLIQKSQNKDSMAMQIKLNELIAVNRKASNRLLNVEDLSEAELHALHQFFGRLVEKAKAEDSLSESHSIEEAEEIHEEKLEEKEHRRNEKRAEKQAVQ; encoded by the coding sequence ATGAAGACGAATAAGTTCACCAGGTTTTTTGAAGCATTTGCGTCCAGGGCTACCCGGGCCACGGGGTCGTCGACGGCTTTTTTGCTGGCGTTGACGACCATTGTCATCTGGGTTATTACCGGCCCTATTTTCGGCTACTCCGATACCTGGCAACTGGTGATCAACACCGGTACAACGATCATTACCTTTTTGATGGTTTTTCTGATTCAGAAATCGCAGAACAAAGACTCGATGGCCATGCAGATCAAACTGAACGAACTGATCGCCGTGAACCGCAAGGCGTCTAACCGGCTGCTTAATGTGGAAGACCTGAGCGAAGCCGAACTTCATGCGTTGCACCAGTTCTTCGGTCGGTTGGTTGAGAAGGCAAAAGCCGAGGACAGCCTGTCAGAATCGCACTCGATCGAAGAAGCCGAAGAAATTCACGAAGAGAAGCTGGAGGAAAAAGAGCACCGCCGGAACGAGAAGCGCGCCGAAAAACAAGCGGTACAATAG
- a CDS encoding NIPSNAP family protein → MHNLFLSLVLSSLLMTSAFAERHPARPAAAKPSTKLYEIRIYYPTPGKYAEIVDRFRQYTTKIFAKHGMENIGYWTPTDTSRKELIYILAYPSREAREASWQAFGSDPEWKGVVAKTEANGKLVDHVDQIFMMESELSPAVKTVAKQPERTFELRTYTPARGKLTNLLTRFRDHTQKLFTNHGMTNVAYWITTEADGKQPKLIYILAHPSEAEGKQHFDDFRKDPEWVKVKAESEKNGPLTDKVESVYMKPTDYSPLR, encoded by the coding sequence ATGCACAACTTATTCCTATCGCTCGTTTTGAGTAGCCTGCTCATGACCAGTGCATTTGCCGAGCGGCATCCGGCCAGACCCGCTGCCGCCAAGCCCTCGACCAAGCTCTACGAAATCCGGATTTATTACCCTACACCGGGTAAATATGCGGAAATCGTTGACCGTTTCCGCCAATATACCACCAAGATTTTCGCCAAGCACGGCATGGAAAATATTGGCTATTGGACGCCTACCGATACGTCCCGGAAAGAGTTGATCTATATCCTGGCCTACCCGAGTCGCGAAGCGCGCGAAGCATCCTGGCAGGCTTTCGGCAGTGATCCCGAGTGGAAAGGAGTGGTGGCTAAAACCGAAGCCAACGGCAAACTGGTTGATCACGTCGACCAGATTTTCATGATGGAGTCCGAGTTGTCGCCAGCGGTAAAAACCGTAGCCAAACAGCCCGAGCGTACCTTCGAACTACGCACCTACACCCCCGCCCGCGGCAAGCTCACCAACCTGCTGACCCGTTTCCGCGATCATACGCAGAAACTGTTCACCAACCACGGCATGACCAACGTTGCCTACTGGATCACGACGGAAGCTGATGGCAAACAACCCAAGCTGATTTATATCCTGGCTCACCCATCGGAAGCCGAAGGAAAACAGCATTTCGACGATTTCCGCAAAGATCCCGAGTGGGTTAAAGTGAAGGCAGAATCGGAGAAAAATGGCCCGCTGACCGACAAAGTGGAGTCGGTTTATATGAAGCCAACCGACTATTCCCCCCTTCGATAG
- a CDS encoding SDR family NAD(P)-dependent oxidoreductase — MLQHTTVIITGAGSGIGRHLTIQAAADGAHVIATDVNEAGLAETRQLTQGSITTALLDVSDAAAIQAFASQTIPRLADTRLILINNAGVALGSGPFSETSLDDFEWLLAINLWGVIRMTKAFLPHMIAQNAGHIVNLSSVFGLAGVMHQSAYCTAKFGVRGFSDALRMELLDTPIGVTCVHPGGIKTNIALNARIGTSGFVSRAMHRQGAASFEKAARTTPQEAARQIWAGVRQNKARVLIGNDARQIEWLTRFLPTHYVRLMRRQIEKTFGTTAARPDTRRQ, encoded by the coding sequence ATGCTCCAGCATACCACCGTTATCATCACCGGGGCAGGCTCCGGTATTGGTCGTCATCTTACCATTCAGGCAGCCGCCGATGGTGCGCACGTCATCGCCACCGACGTTAATGAAGCGGGGCTGGCCGAAACCCGGCAACTGACCCAGGGTTCTATAACGACAGCGTTGCTGGACGTATCGGATGCGGCCGCCATCCAGGCTTTTGCCAGTCAAACCATTCCCCGGTTGGCTGACACCCGGCTCATTCTGATCAATAACGCCGGGGTGGCGCTGGGCAGCGGCCCCTTCTCCGAAACCAGCCTCGACGACTTCGAGTGGTTGCTTGCCATCAACCTGTGGGGCGTTATCCGGATGACGAAAGCGTTTTTGCCGCACATGATCGCGCAGAACGCCGGACATATCGTAAATCTGTCGAGCGTATTCGGGCTGGCGGGCGTCATGCATCAGTCAGCCTACTGCACGGCTAAGTTCGGGGTTCGCGGTTTCAGCGACGCGCTGCGCATGGAACTGCTCGATACGCCCATCGGCGTAACCTGCGTACATCCGGGCGGTATCAAGACCAATATTGCCCTCAACGCCCGTATTGGCACGAGTGGTTTTGTGAGCAGAGCCATGCATCGGCAGGGAGCTGCGAGTTTTGAAAAAGCCGCCAGGACAACCCCGCAGGAGGCCGCCCGGCAAATCTGGGCGGGCGTACGGCAGAACAAAGCCCGCGTCCTGATTGGGAACGACGCCCGCCAGATCGAGTGGCTGACGCGTTTTTTGCCCACCCACTACGTCCGGCTCATGCGCCGGCAAATCGAGAAGACGTTTGGCACAACGGCCGCCCGTCCAGACACCAGACGCCAGTAA
- a CDS encoding DUF3267 domain-containing protein — MRPTVDQLHTPGKYLLVDSFGIDEMNLFLLRELGVRPKPSQPARKRGPGRWLALLVFAVVGGVVGYGVGQLIAKNSAVDSFLLQLGVGVAALFLLLPVHEFIHGLAFKGIGAPTIGYGYSLKSMMIYAYCQKFPTTLREVAFVAVMPFLILTAGLLAAWVVWPTYGVSWATLLVLHTSGCIGDFVLINYYLKNRHRTIYTYDDLEGERKTYFFEEIAVR; from the coding sequence ATGCGACCAACTGTTGATCAGCTTCATACGCCAGGAAAGTACCTGTTAGTCGACTCATTTGGGATCGATGAGATGAACCTGTTCCTGCTGCGGGAACTGGGCGTGAGGCCCAAACCCAGTCAGCCGGCCAGAAAGCGTGGGCCGGGTCGTTGGCTGGCTCTGCTGGTGTTTGCGGTAGTAGGGGGTGTTGTTGGGTACGGTGTTGGGCAACTGATCGCCAAAAACAGCGCTGTCGACTCGTTCCTGCTGCAACTGGGTGTGGGAGTAGCCGCGCTGTTTCTGCTGCTGCCGGTCCATGAATTCATCCACGGCCTGGCTTTTAAGGGGATCGGCGCGCCGACGATCGGGTACGGTTATTCCCTGAAAAGCATGATGATTTACGCCTACTGTCAGAAGTTTCCGACCACCCTGCGCGAAGTGGCTTTCGTAGCCGTGATGCCGTTCCTCATCCTTACCGCCGGGTTACTGGCAGCCTGGGTAGTCTGGCCCACCTACGGCGTAAGCTGGGCTACCCTGCTGGTATTGCACACGAGTGGCTGCATCGGCGATTTTGTGCTGATCAACTACTACCTGAAGAACCGCCACCGCACCATCTACACCTACGACGATCTGGAAGGAGAGCGGAAAACTTACTTCTTCGAAGAAATAGCCGTTCGTTAA
- a CDS encoding OmpA family protein produces the protein MIRTFRLVPADSTRKKASVTIKVFAEQISQPLRTAVVVIQSRTTGKSERFAVLNGILERTFLTPDELSIEISADGYKSVRRIMTIAVSPQGNRYEVDAELDPVPIVLTVMAVDNQTKQLIRDAHFTISGKTGKTTLLLTTDSTTGLAKTNLPGRGVYQLTSSATGYGNFTKSIRLDSAQSEARVMLTPEPVPDVSKVQALPEAVVTSTLSPSVDTVSAKPVGRGLIRTPTLRMPPVTSAALILPEKGKSVLLNSIYFEQSSAVLRPESTPQLNQLYDMLVRNPSTRIEIRGHTDNQGDFDANVQLSRDRCQAVVDYLAGKGIQKDRLKGVGRGPIDPVAPNNNEENRKKNRRVEFTTL, from the coding sequence GTGATAAGGACTTTCCGGCTGGTTCCGGCTGACTCTACCCGCAAAAAAGCCAGCGTAACGATCAAGGTTTTTGCCGAGCAAATCAGCCAGCCGCTTCGCACGGCTGTTGTCGTGATCCAGTCGCGGACTACGGGTAAAAGCGAGCGGTTTGCGGTGCTGAACGGGATACTCGAACGGACGTTCCTGACGCCGGATGAGTTGTCCATCGAGATTAGTGCGGATGGTTACAAGTCGGTCAGGCGCATTATGACCATTGCCGTGTCGCCCCAAGGGAATCGCTATGAGGTTGATGCTGAGCTAGATCCGGTCCCGATTGTGTTGACCGTAATGGCGGTGGACAACCAGACGAAGCAGCTGATCCGTGATGCTCATTTCACGATTTCAGGTAAAACGGGCAAGACAACGCTTCTGCTCACCACGGATTCCACTACCGGTCTGGCTAAAACAAACCTCCCGGGGCGGGGTGTCTACCAGCTGACCAGTTCGGCAACGGGCTACGGTAATTTTACGAAATCCATCAGGCTGGATAGTGCTCAGAGCGAAGCACGGGTTATGTTAACGCCTGAACCGGTGCCGGATGTCAGCAAGGTTCAGGCGCTCCCGGAAGCGGTGGTCACATCGACCCTGTCGCCGTCTGTAGATACGGTATCGGCCAAACCCGTTGGGCGAGGACTCATCCGCACCCCTACGCTACGCATGCCCCCCGTCACGAGTGCAGCCCTGATTTTGCCCGAAAAAGGGAAGTCCGTGCTTTTGAATAGTATCTATTTTGAGCAGAGCAGTGCGGTCCTGCGTCCCGAATCAACTCCGCAACTCAATCAGTTGTACGATATGCTGGTCAGGAACCCATCAACGCGGATCGAAATCCGGGGGCATACCGATAACCAGGGCGATTTTGACGCCAATGTCCAGCTCTCCCGCGACCGTTGCCAGGCCGTAGTAGATTATCTGGCGGGCAAGGGGATTCAAAAAGACCGGCTCAAAGGGGTTGGACGCGGTCCTATCGATCCTGTTGCACCGAATAACAACGAGGAGAATCGAAAAAAAAACCGACGTGTCGAGTTCACTACCTTGTAA
- the glgB gene encoding 1,4-alpha-glucan branching protein GlgB, producing MAKRKTTPAAAETVPTVQAAPAEQTSITPAVEPSTQQANPVYSRFSDFDVHLFRAGKHQKLYEKFGSHVVEHNGVVGTYFAVWAPSARYVAVIGNFNGWDKGSAPMNVRWDSSGIWETFIPHIGRGETYKYFIVNEGGREVEKGDPYAHSWEVPPKTASLVWDTYHEWQDQDWMANRKAKNALNAPFSVYEMHLSSWRRDPGNPERELSYGEIADALVPYIQDMGFTHVEFMPVMQYPYAPSWGYQITGYYAPSSRFGTPQEFMQLVERLHQAGIGVILDWVPSHFPGDAHGLYEFDGSHLYEHPDPRRGYHPDWKSYIFNYGRPEVRSFLISNAMFWLDRCHVDGLRVDAVASMLYLDYSRNAGEWEPNIFGGRENLEAVSLFKEINEAIYAQFPDTQVIAEESTSFPGVSRPVYVGGLGFGMKWMMGWMNDTLRYFERDPAFRKFHQDNLTFSTVYAFTENFMLPLSHDEVVYGKQSLVGKMPGDEWQRFANLRLLFSYMFTHSGTKLLFMGGEFGQTSEWKFDASLDWHLLEYAPHKGIAACVKALNQLYRNEPAMYERTFTADGFEWIDTADRENTIISYARKGNDPKDTLLIVLNMTPVPRHDYRIGVPSAGVYNEVFNSDATEYYGSGVNNSQAIHSEETPWQGRNQSIRLNIPPLAAVVLKIGE from the coding sequence ATGGCAAAACGCAAAACCACGCCAGCAGCGGCTGAGACCGTACCAACCGTTCAGGCGGCCCCTGCTGAACAAACCAGCATCACCCCCGCCGTCGAACCATCGACCCAGCAAGCAAATCCCGTTTATTCCCGCTTTTCCGATTTCGACGTTCATTTGTTCAGGGCGGGCAAACACCAGAAGCTTTACGAAAAATTTGGCTCCCACGTTGTTGAGCATAACGGCGTCGTTGGCACTTACTTCGCCGTTTGGGCACCGTCGGCCCGCTACGTTGCCGTCATCGGAAACTTTAACGGCTGGGACAAGGGTAGCGCCCCGATGAATGTCCGCTGGGACTCGTCGGGTATCTGGGAAACGTTCATCCCCCACATCGGGCGGGGCGAAACCTATAAGTATTTCATTGTCAACGAAGGGGGCCGCGAAGTTGAAAAGGGCGATCCCTACGCGCATTCCTGGGAAGTACCACCCAAAACCGCTTCGCTGGTCTGGGATACGTACCACGAATGGCAGGATCAGGACTGGATGGCCAACCGGAAAGCGAAAAACGCGCTTAACGCCCCTTTCTCGGTCTATGAAATGCACCTGTCGTCGTGGCGCCGTGATCCCGGAAACCCGGAGCGCGAGTTGAGTTACGGCGAAATTGCCGATGCGCTGGTACCCTACATTCAGGATATGGGCTTCACGCACGTTGAGTTCATGCCCGTTATGCAGTACCCCTACGCGCCGTCGTGGGGCTATCAGATTACCGGATACTACGCCCCGAGCAGTCGGTTTGGCACCCCGCAGGAGTTTATGCAGCTCGTTGAACGGCTGCACCAGGCGGGTATTGGCGTCATTCTGGACTGGGTACCCTCCCACTTCCCCGGCGATGCCCACGGCCTGTATGAGTTCGATGGCTCACACCTGTATGAGCACCCGGACCCACGGCGGGGTTACCATCCCGATTGGAAGAGCTATATCTTTAACTACGGGCGGCCGGAAGTGCGCTCGTTCCTGATCTCGAACGCCATGTTCTGGCTCGACCGCTGCCACGTCGATGGCCTGCGGGTGGATGCGGTAGCGTCCATGCTGTACCTCGACTATTCGCGGAATGCCGGCGAATGGGAACCGAATATCTTCGGTGGTCGCGAAAACCTCGAAGCCGTGTCGCTCTTCAAGGAGATCAACGAAGCCATTTACGCCCAATTCCCCGATACCCAGGTCATTGCCGAAGAGTCGACATCCTTCCCCGGCGTTTCACGTCCGGTGTACGTGGGTGGACTAGGCTTCGGTATGAAGTGGATGATGGGCTGGATGAATGATACGCTACGGTATTTCGAGCGCGATCCTGCCTTCCGCAAGTTCCACCAGGACAACCTGACGTTCAGTACGGTATACGCCTTCACGGAGAACTTTATGCTGCCGCTTTCGCACGACGAAGTTGTCTACGGCAAACAGTCGCTGGTGGGCAAGATGCCCGGCGATGAATGGCAGCGATTTGCGAACCTGCGGCTATTGTTCAGCTACATGTTCACCCACTCCGGTACGAAACTATTGTTTATGGGTGGTGAATTTGGCCAAACGTCGGAGTGGAAATTTGACGCCAGTTTGGATTGGCACCTGCTGGAATACGCTCCCCATAAGGGTATTGCCGCCTGCGTGAAAGCACTGAACCAGCTTTACAGGAATGAACCCGCCATGTATGAGCGGACTTTTACGGCCGATGGTTTCGAATGGATCGACACCGCCGACCGGGAGAACACGATTATCAGCTACGCCCGCAAAGGCAACGACCCAAAGGATACCTTGCTGATCGTACTGAACATGACACCCGTTCCCCGTCATGATTACCGGATTGGTGTGCCATCGGCGGGTGTTTATAACGAGGTATTCAACAGCGACGCTACGGAGTACTACGGCAGTGGCGTAAACAACTCACAAGCCATTCACAGCGAGGAGACACCCTGGCAGGGCCGTAACCAATCGATTCGGCTTAATATTCCCCCGCTGGCTGCGGTCGTATTGAAGATAGGGGAATAA